DNA from Saliniramus fredricksonii:
TGCGCGGATTGTGCGACATGCTCGGCCAGAGCCTTTCGGAGATGATCGCCACGCGCAGTGCGGTCGACCATCAGCGGGCGATGGCGCAGCGTGCCGAGGCGCTGCGCAAGGTCGAAACCGCCCTGGATGAAGCCGGGCGTCTGAGCGACGCATTGAAGGCGGTCGCACCGGACCTGCTCGCCGTCATGCAGGCCGGAGGGGTCTATTGCAATTTCGGTGGCGCCGGCCTGCTGCTCGGCGAGACGCCGCCCGAGCGCGATTGCAAGGCGATCCTTCAGGCCATGGCGCAGAAACAGACCGGGCAGGGCCGCCATCACGGCGGCACGCATTGCCTGCCGGAGGCCGATCCGCGCTTCGAATCCGTGCGGCTGGTCGCATCGGGGGCTTACGTCATACCAACCCCCAACACGCCGCTCGACGGTCTCGTCTTCTTCCGGCCGGAGCGCACGCAGGAAGTCGCCTGGGGCGGGGATCCCAACCATCCCGTCCATATCGACGAGGCGTCCGGAAAGCTTGGCCCGCGCCGCTCCTTCGCGGCCTGGATCGAGGTGGTGCGCGGACAAAGCAAGCGTTGGGATGATGTCGATGCGCGCATGGCGGAGCTTTTGCGCCGCAGCCTGGTGAGCGCGCTTTTGCGCATCACCGAGGAGCATGTCGCCTTTCTCGGCCAGCACGAGAGCGAAACCGGGCTGATGACGCGCAGTGCCCTGGAGGCGCGCCTGCGGCGCATCACGGCGGCGGCGCCGCAGGCGCATGTGGGCGTGATGCTGATCGCCGTGAAACAGCGCGAAGCCGTCGCCGCGCGGCACGGAGCCGGGGCTGCCATCGCCCTCGATCGGCTGATGCGCGAGAATATCGGGCCGGCGCTCACCCGCACGGATCATCTCGGGCGCTATGATGACGATACGCTGATGCTGGTGGCGCGCCGTGATTCACCGGAAGCCCTGCGCATGCTCGCGCGCAGCATCATCGAAATGGGGCGCAAGCCGGTGGAGATCAATGGTTACCAGCATACGCCGCTCATCCGTGTGGGGACGGCATTCTGCCCCGAAGTGCCTCCCGCCGAGGCACCGGCAATCGCCATGCGGGCGCTGCGCGAGGCCAGAGACGACAACCGCAGGCGAATCGTCTTCGGCGCGCCGACAGGCCCCGATTCCGGTCCGTCACACGCGGAACTGATGCTGGAAATCGGCCCGGCACTGGCGCGTGGCGAGATCAGGGCCGTGTTCCAGCCCCTCGTCGATATCCGGAGCGGGCGCGTGCGTGGCCTTGAGGCGCTCGCCCGGTTCGAAAGCCCGACCCATGGCCCCGTCAGCCCGGCCCGCTTCATTCCAGCCGCCGTGGAAGCCGGCCAGATCTTTCTGCTGACCACGACCATGATTGATCTCGCCCTGCGCGTCGCGGCGCCGCTCATCCGTGACGGCAAGATCGATTTCGTCAGCGTCAATCTCGATGCGGCGGCGCTCGCCCGGCGCAGCATATCCGCCGTGGCCCGCTCGGCGCTGGATGCGCATGGCCTGCCTTATCACCATCTCGTTCTGGAGGTCACCGAGACCTCGATGTGTTCGCAGGAAGCGGTCGAGGCGCTCCGGCAGCTACAGGCGGAGGGGATGAAGATCGCGCTGGATGATTTCGGCGCGGGCTATTCCTCGCTCGGCGAACTCGCGCGCCTGCCGGCGGATATCGTCAAGATCGACCGCAAGCTGGTCAGCGGCATCGGCACGCAGCCGCGCGTGACGGCGATCTTCTCCGCCGTGCGCAACCTCGTCGCCAGCCTCGGAATCGCCTGTATTGCCGAGGGTATCGAGACACGCGAGGAATGCGATGCTCTTGCGGACGAGGACCTTTTCGCAGTGCAGGGGTATTATTTCGCCCGCCCCATGAATGCCGAGGCTCTGGCGGCCTTCATCGGGAAGGCGGGCCGGGAATCGTGAACCCTCGCCGGCAAACCGGCGCAGGCACACAGGCGGACACGTCCGATCCGGATCGGCAAGCGTATGTCATACAGACTTTGACGTCATCAGCTTGCGCGGCTAAGTCTTGCGTCACCCTCGAAGGCGCGGATCACTCTGCGTCGCCCTTGCGGGGACGATCGGTCGATATGGCCTGCCGGTCGGCTTGTGAAGAATGGTGGTCTCATGCCTGTCGAAACTCCGCTCCTCGATACGATCCGCGACCCGCGCGACCTGCGCAAGCTGTCCGAAGACAAGCTGCGGCAGGTCTCCGACGAACTGCGTTCGGAGACGATCGATGCCGTCTCCGTCACGGGCGGGCATCTGGGCGCCGGGCTCGGCGTGATCGAACTGACGGTCGCCCTGCATCACGTCTTCGACACCCCCGACGACCGGCTGATCTGGGATGTCGGCCACCAGGCCTATCCGCACAAGATCCTGACCGGGCGCCGCGATCGCATCCGCACCCTGCGTACGGGTGGCGGCCTCTCCGGCTTCACCAAGCGGGCGGAGAGCGCATACGATCCGTTCGGCGCGGCGCATTCCTCCACCTCGATCTCCGCTGGCCTCGGCATGGCGGTGGGGCGTGATCTCGACGGGCGCAAGAACAATGTCGTGGCCGTGATCGGCGATGGCGCGATGTCGGCGGGCATGGCCTATGAGGCGATGAACAATGCCGGCGCCATGCATTCGCGCCTGATCGTCATCCTCAACGACAACGACATGTCGATCGCGCCCCCGGTGGGCGCCATGTCGGCCTATCTCGCGCGGCTGGTTTCCGGGCGCACCTATCGCTCGATCCGCGAGACCGCCAAGCAGCTCACCCGCCGCCTGCCCAAGTTCTTCAGCGAGAAGGCGGCGAAGGCCGAGGAATATGCGCGCGGGTTCTGGACCGGCGGCACCATGTTCGAGGAGATGGGCTTCTACTATGTCGGCCCGATCGACGGGCACAATCTCGACCACCTCCTGCCCGTGCTCAAGAATGTCCGCGACATGGAAACCGGCCCGATCCTCGTCCATGTGGTGACCCAGAAGGGCAAGGGTTATGCACCGGCGGAAGCTTCCGCCGACAAGTATCACGGCGTGGTCAAGTTCGACGTGGTGACCGGAACGCAGTCCAAGCCGAAGGCGAATGCGCCGGCCTTCACCAAGGTCTTCGGCGAGAGCCTGATCCGGGAGGCCGAGGCCGATGACAAGGTCGTGGCGATCACCGCCGCGATGCCGTCGGGCACGGGTATCGACATGTTCGCCAAGGCCTTCCCCGGGCGCACCTACGATGTCGGCATTGCCGAGCAGCATGCGGTGACCTTCGCCGCCGGGCTGGCGACGGAGGGCTACAGGCCGTTCTGCGCGATCTATTCCACCTTCCTGCAACGCGCCTATGACCAGATCGTGCACGATGTCGCGATCCAGAACCTGCCGGTGCGCTTCGCCCTCGACCGGGCCGGCCTCGTGGGCGCGGACGGGCCGACCCATGCCGGCTCCTTCGACATCGCCTATCTGGGCTGCCTGCCCAATTTCACCATCATGGCCGCCGCCGACGAGGCCGAGCTCGTGCATATGGTCGCCACCGCCGTGGCGCATGATACGGGCCCCATCGCCTTCCGCTATCCGCGCGGCGAGGGTGTCGGTGTCGACATGCCCGAGAAGGGCGTGCCGCTCGAAATCGGCAAGGGGCGGATCGTCAAGCAGGGCAGCCGCATCGCCATCCTGTCACTCGGCACGCGCCTGAAGGAAGCCCTGGGCGCGGCAGAAGACCTCGACGCGCGCGGGCTGTCCACCACCGTCGCCGATGCCCGTTTCGCCAAACCGCTCGACGAGGAACTCGTGCTGCGGCTCGCCCGCGAACACGAGGTGCTGATCACCGTCGAGGAAGGCTCGATCGGCGGGTTCGGCTCCTTCGTGCTGCATTGCCTGGCCGCCAATGGCGCACTGGATAGCGGCCTCAAGGTGCGCCCCATGGTGCTGCCCGACATCTTCATCGACCAGGACAAGCCCGACGCCATGTATGCGCAGGCCGGCCTTGATGCCGATGCGATCGTCGCGAAGGTCTTTGCGGCGCTCGGTCGGGATGCGGATGGCAGGGACGCGGATGGCCTGGAAGCCGGCGGGCGCGCGAAGATCGGCTGAGAATGCGATGAGCATGCTTTCGCCCGGCGCCACCGATCCCGAAATGCTCTTCACCGTCGCAGACGGCATCGCCCGGGTGGTATTCAACCGGCCCCGGGCGATGAATGCTTTCACCTATGCCATGTATGACCGGCTGGTGGAGATCTGCGAGGCTGTGAATGCCGATCCCGCCATCCGGGTGATGCTGCTCTCGGGCGCGGGCGGCCAGGCCTTCGCAGCCGGCACCGATATATCCCAGTTCCGGAACATGTCCGGGCGCGACGACGCGCTCGCCTATGAAGAACATATGGACCGGGTGTTTTCCACGCTGGAGACCTGCCGCGTGCCGACCATCGCCGTGATCACCGGGGCGGTGACGGGCGGGGGCGCGGCGATCGCATCCTGCTGCGATATCCGCATCGCCAGCGCCGATATGCGCTTCGGTTTCCCCATCGCGCGCACCCTCGGCAATTGCCTCTCGGTGCGCACCATCGAGCGTGTGGTGGCATTGATCGGCGAGGCGCGCACCAGGCAGATCCTCTATTCATCCGAATTGATGGATGCGGATCAGGCGCTCGCGGCGGGGTTCGTCACGCAGATCCTGCCCGATCACGCCGCGCTCGAAGCCCGCGCCGAGGCGCTCGCCGCGCGAATCGCGCAAAACGCGCCGCTGACGCTCTCGGCCACCAAGGAAGCCTTGGCGCGGCTGCGGGCCGGCCCGGCAAAGCCCGGAGCCGATGACGATCTAATCCTGCGCTGTTATCTCAGCGATGATTTCCGCGAGGGCATGGAGGCCTTCCTCGCCAAGCGCAAGCCACGTTTTCGCGGGCAATGACCGGGAGCCGGCTCAGCCGGCCCGCAGATTGCGACCGGTTTGCTTCCCGGCTGTCGCGCCCGGCTCCTTCACCGGCTCTGCGCGGTCTTCACTGCCCGCCTGCTCGGCGGCGACGAAGACGTTGCTCGCGGCCATGATATGCGCATGCATCACCGCTTCGGCCCAATCCGCATCCCGGGATCCGATGGCGGTGACGAGATCGAAATGGTCGAAATCGCTGCGCTGGGCATCGCGATCCCCGAAACTGGCATAGGCCTGAACCAGAAAACCGACATGCATGAGATTGGCTGCCGTGCGGTAGAGGTGGCTGTTGCCACTCAGTTCGAGAATCAACAGATGGAAGGCGCGGTTACGCTCCGAACGCCGGGTCCCGCCTTCGCCGGTCACCCCTTCGCGGGCGATGGCTTCGGCCATGCGTGACAGACGCAAGGTATCCGCTTTGCCGGCATTGCGGGCAGCGAGACGGGCGCCCATCGCTTCGAGCCGTGCGCGAACCTCGTAGATCTGGCGCGCCTCCTCCGGGCTCCACGCCTTCACCACGGCCCCGATATGCGAGGCCATGTCGATGAAGCCGTCACTCGCCAGCCTTTGCAGGGCCGCGCGGACCGGCGTACGGCTGACGGAGAGCCGCTCGGCCAGCATTTCCTCCGTGATCCGTGAACCGACCGGAAAGGCACCCGAGATGATCGCCGAGCGGATCTCGTCATAGACCCGCTCCATAGCCGTGAGACGCATGTTCCCCTTCATCACTCCACACTACCCTGTGATGATCACAAACGCCATGATGCATGACCCGAGCGGGATATAGCCGAGATTCCGGTCTGCGTGGAAGGGGCTTGTGTCACCCGCGTAGCAACGCCTCGATCGCCGTGATCACATGCGGATGTTCCGGCACCGTCGTCGTCGCGAAGACGGCTTCGATGTCGCCGTCGGGAGCGATGAGATATTTGTGAAAATTCCAGCGCGGCGTCTCGCCGGGGCGGACCTCCCGGGCCCAGCGATAGAAGGGATGCGCCTCGGCGCCTGTGACCTGGCTGATCGCCGTGAGCGGGAAATCGATGCCGAACCGAGCCTCGCAGAAGGCCGCGACATCCGCATTGGAGGCGAGTTCCTGGCGAAAATCATTCGATGGCACGCCGATCACGACAAGCCCGGCATCGCGATAGCGGGCATGGAGATTCTGCAGGCCCTCGTATTGCGCCGTGAACCCGCAACGCGAGGCGGTGTTCACAACGAGGATCGGGCGTCCGCGAAACCGCTGCAGATCGAGCCTGTCGCCATTGATGGTCTCGAAGGAGAAACTGTGTGCGTTTCGTCGCGACATTGCCGGCCCGGACGATGCGGGTTCGGCCAGAACGGAACCGCGCGCGGCGGCAAGCAAGCCGAAGCCGGCCAGGATGCCACTGCCCAGAAGCTCCCGGCGATTGATCGCCCCTCGCCTGCGCCTGCCTGCAACCATGATCGACGCTCCCCGCTATCGCCTTTCCGCCACGATGATATGGCGCGCCTGCGCGCGGGTTCCAGGGGTCTTGGCCGCAACCGGCCTCAGCCCGTCACCGAATAGGCGAGTATGACGAGCCCGATGCAGCACAGCGTCCAGGCCAGGGCCCCGCGTGCCGCATGCAGCCGCACGGTGCGATCGAGCCGTGCCTCGGCATCCTCGTCCCAGCCGAAAGCCGCACCGGCGCTGTCGGCGAGATTGCGCAGGGTCGCGACGCGGGCCTGAACGGAATGCGGCCGGCGATGCTGATCGAAACGATCAGGATATGGCCCGGAATCGTGGGACATGGATTCTACTCCGACGCCCGCTGCCGAAGAGACGGCAGCGCAAGGCCCGAGATGCTACGTCGGCTTGTGTTAAGGATCCGTTTCAGGCGCGCCACGCGGCGTTTCGACCCGCGCGATCCGCCGCAAACCGACATGCGCGACGCTGCCCTCGCTTCCGGAGCGCTGCGGGTTTATGCAGATGGCGTATTTCGTGCGACGACGCGGGATTGGGCAAAGGGGTTCGGCATGGCTTCCGGCAACGCGACAGCATCCGTTACGGCACGGCGTGCAGCGAAGGTGACCAGCCGCGATCTCGGCCTCGAGCGCAAGCTGCGGCGCGCCATGCAGGGCGAGGTGCGCTTCGATGCGTTCACGCGCGGGCGCTACGCCACCGATGCCTCGATCTACCAGATCATGCCGATAGGCGTGGTCATGCCGCAGAATGCCGAGGATCTCGAAGCCGCGCTGACCATCGCGCGTGAGGAAGGCGTGCCGGTGATCGTGCGCGGCGGCGGCACTTCGCAGAACGGGCAGCCGATCGGCGAGGGGCTCGTCATCGATTGCGCGCGCCATCTCGACCGGGTGCTCGATTACGACCCGCAGGCGCGCAGTATCCGCGTCGAGCCGGGCATGGTGCTGGAGCGACTGAACGCGCGGCTGAAAGCGGACGGCCTGTTCTTTCCCGTCGAGCCCTCCACCGCCTCGCGCTGCACGATCGGCGGCATGACCGGCAACAATTCCTGCGGCGCGCGCTCGATCCGCTACGGCAAGATGGTCGATAACGTGCTCGCGGTCGATGGCTGGTTCCACCACGCAGAGGCCTTCCGCTACGGCTCGATGGGCGGCGATGACGGCGGCGTCACCGGCTCGGCGGATGCGCGCAGGCTCGCCACCTCGCTGGTCGGGCTCGCCCATGCCGAGCGCGCCGGGATCGAGGCGCGGTTTCCGCAGGTACAGCGGCGCGTGGGCGGCTACAATCTCGATGCGCTGCTTGCACCTGTGCCCAACCTCGCGCATCTGCTCGTCGGCTCGGAGGGCACGCTCGCGATTTCGCGCGCGGTGACGCTGGCGCTCTCGCCCCTTCCGCAACATCGCGTCATGGGCGTATGCCATTTCCCGAGCTTTCGCGCGGCGATGGAGACGACGCGCCATCTCGTCGAGCTCGGCCCGGTAGCCGTGGAACTCGTCGATCGCAACGTGCTCGAACTCGGTGCCGATATCGACATCTTCCGCCGCACCCTCGCGCAGATCACCAGGGGGCAACCTGATTGCCTGCTGCTGGTCGAATTCGCCGGCGAGAGCGCGGATGGCCTGCGTGATGATCTCAAACGTCTCGACCAGTGCATGGCCGATCACGGCTACCCCGATGCCGTGGTGGAGGTGGTCGATCCGGGTGCTCAGAAACAGGTCTGGGGCGTGCGCGAGGCCTGCCTGAACATCATGATGTCGATGAAGGGCGACGGCAAGCCGGTCTCCTTCATCGAGGATTGCGCCGTGCCGCTCGAACACCTCGCCGATTACACCGACCGCGTCACCGCGATCTTCGAGAGACATGGCACGCGCGGCACCTGGTATGCGCATGCCTCGGTCGGCTGCCTGCATGTGCGCCCGATCCTCAATATGAAGACCGATGACGGCGTGCGGGCCATGCGCGCCATCGCCGAGGAGACGTTCGAGGAGGTGCGCCGGTTCGAGGGCTCGCATTCCGGCGAGCACGGGGACGGGATCTCGCGCTCGGAATTCCACGAGGCAATGTTCGGCACCCGCATGGTGCGCGCCTTCGAGGCGGTGAAGAACGCCTTCGATCCGCAAGGCCGCCTCAATCCCGGCAAGATCGTGCGCCCGCTCGCCTTCGATGATCGCGACCTGATGCGCTATCCGCCCGGCTACGCCCAGGCCGCGCCGCGCGAGACCGCCCTCGACTGGAGCGATCACGGCGGCATGCTCGCCGCCGTGGAGATGTGCAACAATAACGGCACCTGCCGCAAGCGCGTCGGCGGGGCGATGTGCCCGAGCTTTCGCGTCACCGGCAGCGAGATGCATGTGACGCGCGGGCGCGCCAACACGTTGCGCCTCGCCATGACCGGCCAGCTCGGCGAAGACGCCTTCACCGATCCCGCCATGAAGGCGACGATGGATCTGTGCGTCTCCTGCAAGGCGTGTCGCCACGAATGCCCGACCGGCGTTGACATGGCCCGGATGAAGATCGAATTCCTCAGCCATTACCATGCCCGCCACGGCCTGCCGCTGAAGGAGCGGCTCATCGCCTGGCTGCCGCGTTATGCGCCGCTCGCTTCGCGGCTGCGCGGGCTGATGAACCTGCGCGACAGGGTGCCGGGGCTTGCGGCCTTGTCCGAGACGCTTGCAGGATTCTCCGCCCGCCGCGCGCTCCCCGTCTGGCGCAAGCCCTGGAGGGAGACCGGCGAAGCAGCATCGCCGGAGGCGGTGATCGGAGACGGGCGGGACGTGGTGCTCTTCGGTGATACCTTCAACCGCTATTTCGAACCGGAAAACCTCGCCGCCGCCGCCCGTGTGCTGGCACGGGCCGGCTATCGCCTGCACCGGGTCGCGCCGGCGGATCGCGGGCGTCCATTGTGTTGCGGGCGCACCTTCCTCTCTGCAGGACGGGTCGACGAGGCGCGTCTGGAAGCGCAGCGCACCCGCGATGCGCTGATCCCCTTCGTCGAGCGGGGCGCGCGCGTCATCGGGCTCGAACCCTCCTGCCTGCTCACCCTGCGCGACGAATTTCACGCGCTTTTGCCCGACGAGGCCACGCAGGCGCTCTGCGACGCCGCCTTCCTCTTCGAGGAGGCGCTCGCCGCCGATCAGGAGGCGGGTGTGATCGACCTTGCCTTCGCCGATCAGGGCGGGCGCAAGGCCTATCTGCACGGGCATTGTCATCAGAAGAGCTTCGAGGCACTTAGCCCCGTCGAGACGCTTCTTCACGCGGTGCCCGGCCTCACGCTCGAGACGATTGAATCGAGTTGCTGCGGCATGGCCGGCGCCTTCGGCTATGATGCACGCACCATTGATACCTCGCTCGCCATGGGGGAACTCTCGCTCTTCCCCGCCCTGCGCAAGGCTGATCCCGACGCGATCATCCTCGCCGATGGCACCTCTTGCCGCCACCAGATCGGTGACGGCGTGGCGCGTGAGGCGGTGCATGTGGCGCGGTTCCTGGATCAGGCGCTCAACGAATGATTCGCACGTTGCGCGAGCCGATCTCACCGGAATCCGGACATTTCATCACGATGCGGATATCATCGTAGCTGCGGTCGGTCCAGCCGGGCTGGAGCCAGTTATGATTCGGCCCCGGCTGACCGGGCGGGCGGTCTTCCCAGCCGAAATACATGTAGGATCCCGGCGTGCAGCCGCGATCCTCGACCTGCGGCGCGCGATGCTTGCCCTCGGGCAGGATGCCGCCATCGCTTTCGCCGACACATTCGTCCAGGCTTTCGCAGCGCACGGTTTCGAGCATGTCGAAACCCTGGTCGATCTGGCCCGGACGGAACCACCGGTTCCATGCGCCCGGAATGTCTTCGGCGACGCGGATGATGTCGAAGATCTCGCGCCCGTTCACGATCCGTGTGTCGGTGAAATATTCGAAGACGGGGGCAAAGGGCGGGCGATTGGGATTATCAAGGAGCCCGGGATGCGATCTCACATGCCGCTGATTGCGCATGCTGAAGCTCAGCGATTCACCTTCGGCGCAACGCGGCCAGTCGAAATCGTATTCCGTCCCCTCGTTATCCGCAATCAGCGTCATCTGGCTGCGATACCGATCGCGCCCTTGCGGATCGGCCGGGTTGGCGGATTCATGGTCGTAGCAATAGGCGAAAAGCTGGTTGTAATCCCCCGCATCGGGGTTGAGATAGGTCATTTCCGGCGGATCGTATTGCTGTGTCAGCGCATCGATATGCACATCCGTGCGTACGCTGACATGCATCGATTCCGCGATTCCGGGAACGACATGCGCCATCACCGTGCGCAGATCGCCCGAGAGTTCCAGCGAGAAGGTATTCTGGTTGATCCAGCTGCCTTCGGAGACGATCGAACCCAGATGATCCGGCTCGCGGCCCTGGCCCGAGACCTGCGCCAGATAGGCCTCGATGACCTGTTCAGGGTTCTGACGATTCTCGGAATTCGCCACATGCAGCGCGAGCCCGTCGGATACGGCCTGGAGTTGCGAACGCGCATCGGTTGCGCGACTGTAATCGACAGCGATACCGGCCACGCCGAAGAGCGGGATCGCCGTCACGGCGAACACCATGGCGACGCCGCCACGTCTGTCCCGGCAGAACTCGAACATTGCACCACCTGCCTTTATCTGCTGATGACCACGTGCTGGAAAAACATCGGTGATGGATAACGCAAATTTAGACGAATGCGCAGCACTTCCGCTGCGTAAAGTTAATGGATATCTCATCGAAACAAGTAGTGAATCTGATTTCTGATTTGGGTCAATTTGATCTGACCATCGTGAAGCGGCGCACGAGCCGCAGATTTCCGCAGCAGACAGATCGACATTGCCAATCCGATACAATGCAAGACATCAAAAGCCTGCAATTAAAACTGATTTATTCTACAGATACACAATTAAAAGATGCCGCATCCCTCGTTGGAAGACGCGTCGCACGACGCCCGACCTTCCTCCCGCGAAAATCATGGCATCTCACGTCGATATCGCCCATATAAGCGTCGGACCCTATCGAAAGCGAAGCCATGAGCGCATTGGCCGGCAGGCGATTTCTGAAGATGAACGGGCTGGGGAACCGGATCGTCGTGCTCGATCTGCGCGGCACGGCAATCACGGTCTCGGCGCAGGAGGCGCGTGCCATTGCGGCACATCCGCGCTCGCCCTTCGACCAGCTCATGATCATCCATGATCCGCGCGGGCCGGGCGCCGACGCCTTCATCCGCATCATGAACAATGACGGCTCGGATGCCGGCGCCTGCGGCAACGGCATGCGCTGCGTCGCCTGGGCGCTTTGCGTCGATCCGCCGATCAGCGGCGGCATCGACCGCGACCATCTGCGCCTCGAAACACAGGCCGGCATGCTCGAGGCCTGGATGCGCGACCAGACCCGCTTCACCGTCGATATGGGCGCGCCGCGATTCGACTGGCAGGACATTCCCCTGCGCGATCCGTTTCCCGATACCCGCTACATCGAGTTGCAGGCCGGGCCGATCGACGCGCCGGTTCTGCATTCGCCCTCGGCGGTGAATATGGGCAATCCGCACGCGGTCTTCTTCGTCGATGATCTCGACGCGCATGATCTCGCCCGGTTCGGGCCGTTGCTGGAAAACCATCCGATCTTTCCCGACCGCGCCAATATCTCGCTGGCCCAGGTACTCTCGCCCACGCGTATCCGGCTCAAGGTCTGGGAGCGCGGCGCGGGGCTGACGCAAGCCTGTGGATCCGCCGCCTGCGCGGCGCTCGTTGCGGCGGCCCGGCGCAAGTTTACCGGGCGCGAGGCGACGGTCAGCCTGCCAGGTGGTGATCTTGACATCGTCTGGCGGGAAAGCGATTCCCACGTGCTGCTGACCGGGCCGGTCGAGATGGAATGGGAAGACCGGTTTCCGGCAGGGATTTTTGCCGGGGCTGCGTGAGGCGGTGCGTACCTGTGGGCAGGCCCGCAGGACGGCAGGATACGAGGATCACAGGATCGCATGACGGACCCGCCGCATGCGCTTCGCAGGAGGTAACGATACACCGCCCATGAGCATCGATCTCGTCACATTCGGCTGCCGGCTCAACACCTACGAGTCCGAGGCGATGGAGCGTCAGGCCCGCGAGGCCGGGCTCGATGACGCCGTCATCGTCAATACCTGCGCAGTCACGGCAGAGGCTACCCGCCAGGCCCGCCAGAGCATCCGCCGCATCGCCCGCGAACGCCCCGGCGCGCGCATCATCGTCACCGGCTGCGCCGCGCAGGTCGAGCCCGGGACCTTCGCCGCCATGCCGGAAGTGGCGCAGGTCGTGGGCAATCACGAGAAGATGCAGCCCGGGACCTGGCAGAAGCTGCAGGCTTTCGGCATCGGCGAGAGCGAAAGGGTCATCGTTGACGACATCATGGCCGTGCGCGAAACCGCCGCGCATCTGATCGACGGGATGAAGGGGCGCACCCGCGCCTTCGTGCAGGTGCAGAACGGCTGCGACCATCGCTGCACCTTCTGCATCATCCCCTATGGGCGCGGCAATTCGCGCTCGGTCCCTATGGGCGTCGTTGTCGAGCAGATC
Protein-coding regions in this window:
- a CDS encoding Tad domain-containing protein, which codes for MFEFCRDRRGGVAMVFAVTAIPLFGVAGIAVDYSRATDARSQLQAVSDGLALHVANSENRQNPEQVIEAYLAQVSGQGREPDHLGSIVSEGSWINQNTFSLELSGDLRTVMAHVVPGIAESMHVSVRTDVHIDALTQQYDPPEMTYLNPDAGDYNQLFAYCYDHESANPADPQGRDRYRSQMTLIADNEGTEYDFDWPRCAEGESLSFSMRNQRHVRSHPGLLDNPNRPPFAPVFEYFTDTRIVNGREIFDIIRVAEDIPGAWNRWFRPGQIDQGFDMLETVRCESLDECVGESDGGILPEGKHRAPQVEDRGCTPGSYMYFGWEDRPPGQPGPNHNWLQPGWTDRSYDDIRIVMKCPDSGEIGSRNVRIIR
- the dapF gene encoding diaminopimelate epimerase; protein product: MSALAGRRFLKMNGLGNRIVVLDLRGTAITVSAQEARAIAAHPRSPFDQLMIIHDPRGPGADAFIRIMNNDGSDAGACGNGMRCVAWALCVDPPISGGIDRDHLRLETQAGMLEAWMRDQTRFTVDMGAPRFDWQDIPLRDPFPDTRYIELQAGPIDAPVLHSPSAVNMGNPHAVFFVDDLDAHDLARFGPLLENHPIFPDRANISLAQVLSPTRIRLKVWERGAGLTQACGSAACAALVAAARRKFTGREATVSLPGGDLDIVWRESDSHVLLTGPVEMEWEDRFPAGIFAGAA
- a CDS encoding FAD-binding and (Fe-S)-binding domain-containing protein, which translates into the protein MASGNATASVTARRAAKVTSRDLGLERKLRRAMQGEVRFDAFTRGRYATDASIYQIMPIGVVMPQNAEDLEAALTIAREEGVPVIVRGGGTSQNGQPIGEGLVIDCARHLDRVLDYDPQARSIRVEPGMVLERLNARLKADGLFFPVEPSTASRCTIGGMTGNNSCGARSIRYGKMVDNVLAVDGWFHHAEAFRYGSMGGDDGGVTGSADARRLATSLVGLAHAERAGIEARFPQVQRRVGGYNLDALLAPVPNLAHLLVGSEGTLAISRAVTLALSPLPQHRVMGVCHFPSFRAAMETTRHLVELGPVAVELVDRNVLELGADIDIFRRTLAQITRGQPDCLLLVEFAGESADGLRDDLKRLDQCMADHGYPDAVVEVVDPGAQKQVWGVREACLNIMMSMKGDGKPVSFIEDCAVPLEHLADYTDRVTAIFERHGTRGTWYAHASVGCLHVRPILNMKTDDGVRAMRAIAEETFEEVRRFEGSHSGEHGDGISRSEFHEAMFGTRMVRAFEAVKNAFDPQGRLNPGKIVRPLAFDDRDLMRYPPGYAQAAPRETALDWSDHGGMLAAVEMCNNNGTCRKRVGGAMCPSFRVTGSEMHVTRGRANTLRLAMTGQLGEDAFTDPAMKATMDLCVSCKACRHECPTGVDMARMKIEFLSHYHARHGLPLKERLIAWLPRYAPLASRLRGLMNLRDRVPGLAALSETLAGFSARRALPVWRKPWRETGEAASPEAVIGDGRDVVLFGDTFNRYFEPENLAAAARVLARAGYRLHRVAPADRGRPLCCGRTFLSAGRVDEARLEAQRTRDALIPFVERGARVIGLEPSCLLTLRDEFHALLPDEATQALCDAAFLFEEALAADQEAGVIDLAFADQGGRKAYLHGHCHQKSFEALSPVETLLHAVPGLTLETIESSCCGMAGAFGYDARTIDTSLAMGELSLFPALRKADPDAIILADGTSCRHQIGDGVAREAVHVARFLDQALNE